Sequence from the Paenibacillus tundrae genome:
AATCGACCAATGAGAGGTAGTCCAAAATTTCTCTTTGTTATTAACATAGATAATTTGAGGAGATTCATGTTTAACATCAAGATCGTGAGTAATTTGATTAGACACATGACGCGATTCAAAGACCTTAACAAGATAAAAATCAATGTCTTCAGTGTGGCTCTCTTTGATGTACTGTTCGTATTCCGCTAGTGCATTCGCACTCACTGGGCATGTAGTGCTATGCTTAAGTATTATCTTTCCGCGTTGATCCGACTGTTCCAATACTTCTTTCCATTGGTCCAGTGTCGATATCTCTTTCCAGTTCAACAAAATCACTCCTTAGTAGAATAATCATTTCTTGATGTCTAGTTACATAGTTAATTGGTTAACTAGGATAATGTTATTCGAATGATTTATATTTGTCAAGATGATCTGTTCTCATATAAAACCATTATTCCTATTGTTTATTCCCTTCATTGATTTTTGTGAACGATTGTTTTAATATTGAGCTTATCTAGAACACTAGTTAACCCAGAAAGTTGGATGGTTATTATGGAACATTCTCGTTTGCCCTTCAAAACAGATCCCCAATCTCCACTGCCTATTAATGTGCAAATTAAAGAACAAATTAAATGGCTGATCAGTAAAGACTTTCTGAGAGCGGATGATGCTTTGCCTTCAACGAATGAATTAGCGGAGCAGCTCTCTGTTAATAGAAACACGATACAGTGGATATATTCACAGCTCAAAGAAGAAGGACTGCTGATCATGCAAAAAGGACGAGGAACTCAAATAGCTAATGAAGACCGCATAAAGGAATTCAAGCAGCAAAATCCTTATTTTTCATTCGTGGAGAAGACCGTAAAAGACGCATTTGAACAAGGTTTCAATATAGAAAATGTCATGTTGTCAGGATTTGCATATACACAATTATTTGGAGCCAAACACGAGAAGAAGAAGCATTACCTTTTCATTGAATGCAAAACAATGGCCTGCCTGTTTTATCTGGAGGAAATCCAGCGTCGTTCATCGGCAGACATTCAATCGATTGATATTTCATCACCAGACGAGGAGCTTTTTCAAGCTATACAAAAAGCGGATGTGGTAGTTACCGTGAACGAAATGACGGAAGTTGTAAAAAAGAAAGCTGGATCTTCAGAAACAAAAATAATATCTGTAAGCTCGTCCCAAGATGTGACTCTGTTATTCGACATGCTATTGCAATAAGAGCAAACGTATACGATTGGATTTACTTTTTATGTAAGCAATTACTCAGAATATCCTTGAACTCGGTACGAATTAATCCAACCGTTGAATTCAGGGATATTCTGTGTAATCAGGTGACTAATGCTGATGAATATTCGTGATCTTGTTAAACATTCTTACTTTATTGATGAAACTGTGGTAAATAAGCTCGGTGGGCTTCAAGCAACTCATCCAGCAAGGCCTTTGCTGTGTCGCCACTTTGAACAAGCGGATTCATGGTAAATGCTTGTAATGCCGTAGCATAATCGCCTGTCACAGCGGCTTCTATAGTGAGTTCTTCCATTGCTTTCATTACTTGTAACAATCCTCGTTGTGCGGAAGGGAA
This genomic interval carries:
- the ytxJ gene encoding bacillithiol system redox-active protein YtxJ, which gives rise to MNWKEISTLDQWKEVLEQSDQRGKIILKHSTTCPVSANALAEYEQYIKESHTEDIDFYLVKVFESRHVSNQITHDLDVKHESPQIIYVNNKEKFWTTSHWSITKEHIAAVLN
- a CDS encoding GntR family transcriptional regulator produces the protein MEHSRLPFKTDPQSPLPINVQIKEQIKWLISKDFLRADDALPSTNELAEQLSVNRNTIQWIYSQLKEEGLLIMQKGRGTQIANEDRIKEFKQQNPYFSFVEKTVKDAFEQGFNIENVMLSGFAYTQLFGAKHEKKKHYLFIECKTMACLFYLEEIQRRSSADIQSIDISSPDEELFQAIQKADVVVTVNEMTEVVKKKAGSSETKIISVSSSQDVTLLFDMLLQ